A portion of the Carcharodon carcharias isolate sCarCar2 chromosome 18, sCarCar2.pri, whole genome shotgun sequence genome contains these proteins:
- the ripply3 gene encoding protein ripply3 → MALYCVRTKVTLACQCCRGRQAEARNPDQPQNPSALWRPWMMTARDTEKQRLSSFGSGSSPETRKPLGFQHPVRLYLPRSKAEHYLHHMGEKVLASFPVQATIHFYNDDSDTEEEEEEEELMSCGLESEDAPETRGMFWKQ, encoded by the exons ATGGCACTTTACTGTGTCCGGACCAAAGTGACACTGGCCTGCCAGTGCTGCAGGGGACGCCAAGCAGAGGCACGGAATCCAGATCAGCCTCAGAA TCCCTCCGCATTGTGGAGACCCTGGATGATGACAGCCAGAGACACCGAAAAGCAGAGACTGAGCTCG TTTGGTTCTGGGAGCTCCCCCGAGACCAGGAAACCCTTGGGATTTCAACACCCAGTCAG GCTGTATCTACCCAGGTCCAAAGCTGAACATTACCTGCATCACATGGGAGAAAAGGTTCTAGCGAGCTTCCCTGTTCAGGCAACAATTCATTTCTATAATGACGATTCAGatacagaggaggaggaggaggaggaggagctcaTGTCCTGTGGCTTAGAATCAGAAGATGCCCCGGAAACAAGAGGAATGTTTTGGAAACAGTGA